Proteins encoded by one window of Panicum virgatum strain AP13 chromosome 7N, P.virgatum_v5, whole genome shotgun sequence:
- the LOC120683148 gene encoding 60S ribosomal protein L14-1-like translates to MPFKRFVEIGRVALVNYGKDYGRLVVIVDVVDQNRALVDAPDMVRCQMNFKRLSLTDIKIDIKRVPKKTTLIKAMEEADVKSKWEKSSWGKKLIVQKRRASLNDFDRFKVMLAKIKRGGAIRQELAKLKKEVAAA, encoded by the exons aTG CCGTTCAAGAGGTTCGTGGAGATCGGGCGGGTGGCGCTGGTGAACTACGGCAAGGACTACGGCCGCCTCGTCGTCATTGTCGACGTCGTCGACCAGAACAGG GCACTTGTGGATGCCCCCGACATGGTCCGTTGCCAGATGAACTTCAAGCGGCTTTCCCTGACTGACATCAAGATTGACATTAAACGTGTCCCAAAGAAGACTACATTGATTAAGGCAATGGAGGAAGCTG ATGTGAAAAGCAAGTGGGAGAAGAGCTCGTGGGGCAAGAAGCTGATTGTCCAGAAGAGGAGAGCATCACTCAACGACTTTGACAGGTTCAAGGTCATGTTGGCAAAGATCAAG AGGGGTGGTGCTATCAGACAGGAGCTTGCTAAGCTTAAAAAGGAGGTTGCTGCTGCTTAG
- the LOC120682616 gene encoding dCTP pyrophosphatase 1-like, translated as MEVEGMSGIEKKAAAMAAAEEEEVGRKAAAAGDVGLKELSRKLNDFAKERDWEQYHSPRNLLLAMIAEVGELSELFMWKGEVHKGLADWDDAEKEHLGEELADVLLYLVRLSDICGVDLGDAATRKIVKNAVKYPAPSKEDA; from the exons ATGGAGGTGGAGGGTATGAGTGGGATCGAGAAGAAGGCGGCTGCCATGGCGgccgcagaggaggaggaggtggggaggaaggcggcggccgccggcgacgtggGCCTGAAGGAGCTGTCCAGGAAGCTCAACGACTTCGCCAAGGAGAGGGACTGGGAGCAGTACCACAGCCCCAGAAACCTGCTGCTCGCCATG ATCGCTGAAGTTGGGGAGCTGTCGGAGCTGTTCATGTGGAAAGGGGAGGTGCACAAGGGCCTGGCGGACTGGGACGACGCGGAGAAGGAGCACCTCGGCGAGGAGCTCGCCGACGTGCTGCTCTACCTCGTCCGCCTCTCCGACATCTGCGGCGTCGACCTCGGCGACGCCGCCACCAGGAAGATCGTCAAGAACGCCGTCAAGTACCCGGCGCCGTCGAAGGAAGACGCCTGA